AGAGGCCGGGGGTTCAAATCCCCCCCTGTCCACTTCTCCCTTACATTTCTCACACTGAGAACAGGTTCGTGCTCAGATACTTCTCTCCTCTGTCGGGGAATATGGTCACTATGACTCCTTTGTCGATCTTTTTAGCTATCTCGACGGCGGCGTACATCGCGGCACCGCTGCTCATTCCAACAAATATTCCCTCCTTCTTGACGATCTGACGGGCCATCTCATAGGCGGCCTCTGTCTCGACCATGATCGTGACATCTATCTGGTCGGGATCATAAATGGCCGGGACGATGGCCTCCTCCATGTTCTTCAGCCCTTGGATATAGTGCCCTTTAACTGGGTGGGCGCTCACTATCTTGATGTTGGGGTCATGCTCCTTCAGGGCCTTCCCTACCCCCATTATGGTCCCAGACGTTCCGAGCGCAGAGACGAAGTAATCGATCCGTCCGCCGGTCTGCCTCCATATCTCATCCCCAGTGGTCTTGTAATGGGCCATCTTGTTGTATTCATTTGAGAACTGGTCGGGCATGAAATATTTGTCAGGGTTCTTCCTGACCAGCTCCCTGGCGAGCCTTATCGCCCCGTCGGTGCCATATCTGCCCTCGCTCAATGTGACCTTCCCACCAAAGGCCTTGATCATCTGGCGTCTCTCCACCGACACGCTGTCGCTCATGACGATCTCCACGTCGTAGCCTTTGATGGCCCCGATCATCGCGAGGGCCACTCCAGTGTTCCCAGAGGTCGGCTCGATTATGGTCTTACCTTTCTTCAGTTTACCCTCTTCCTCGGCCTGCTGGATCATGCTCAGGGCTATCCGGTCCTTTATGCTCCCAGTGGGATTGAACCCTTCGACCTTGGCATAAATGGTCGCCTCTTTGTTAGGATTGAGCTTGTTGATCTTGACCATGGGCGTGTTGCCGATGGCATCCAATATTGTCTCCTTGACATCTAGTGATGACCTTTTCATGTCCTTCTCTCGCGGTGTAATCGGGGAGCTTGGATAATAATTTGGTCCCTGGTCCTGCAATAGCAGGGACGAAGGCAAGGGCCCATCTGTTGGCGATCATGCCGATGACCAGGGGTAGCACCGATGAACATGCTCTATGGAAATACCCTGACCTCCTGATCTGCGAACTTGAAGGGCCAGATCTCACCGGGCCCCTTTGTAATATCTTACGTTGGCAGGAAGCATAAGAGCGATAAAAATGGCGACACCAAATGCCACTGTGAAGTAGGTGGCGGCGAAATCCAGTCCGATCAGGTAACCTTCCACGAGCAGCCAGGCCACGAGGATCACCATCAGCGATAGTCCTCCGGTCCATGACCAATGCCTCCCTGTCATCTCGCTGGCCCATTCGAAGGCCATCTCTTTCCTGGTAATGGCGCCATAGGCCAAAAGTAATGGGCCTATTCCATAAATGCAGAAAAGAAATAATCCTACCGGCAGGAAGCTGTTGAACGGGACCTTTT
This genomic window from Methanomassiliicoccales archaeon contains:
- the cysK gene encoding cysteine synthase A, which produces MKRSSLDVKETILDAIGNTPMVKINKLNPNKEATIYAKVEGFNPTGSIKDRIALSMIQQAEEEGKLKKGKTIIEPTSGNTGVALAMIGAIKGYDVEIVMSDSVSVERRQMIKAFGGKVTLSEGRYGTDGAIRLARELVRKNPDKYFMPDQFSNEYNKMAHYKTTGDEIWRQTGGRIDYFVSALGTSGTIMGVGKALKEHDPNIKIVSAHPVKGHYIQGLKNMEEAIVPAIYDPDQIDVTIMVETEAAYEMARQIVKKEGIFVGMSSGAAMYAAVEIAKKIDKGVIVTIFPDRGEKYLSTNLFSV